The genome window TCGTACCGCCATAAAGGGCGCGAACACGCCCATCGAAGGGTTGCGCCTCGCCGTGGACGCGGGGGGATGCGCGGGCTTCAAATACCTGATGGGGCTCGTGGCCGACCCGAACCCCGAGGACATCGTCGTCGAAGAGCGCGGCGTGAAAGTCTTCGTGGATCGCGACAGTGTCCAGATGCTCGAAGGCACCACCGTGGACTTCGTGATCGGCCTGCAAAGCTCGGGCTTCACCTTCGATAATCCGCAAGCGACGGCGAGCTGTTCTTGCGGCAAATCGTTCGGCTGACAAAAGGAATTAATCAATGTTCGAAGTCATGGAACGCGCCGAAACTGTTGTGTGCGACGCTCCGGTCGAAACGGCCGAAGAAACGAAACTGCGCATCATCCGCGAAACCATCGAAGAACTGCGTCCGCATCTAAAGCGTGACGGCGGCGATTGCGAACTGCTTGAGGTCGAGGGCAACTTCGTGAAGGTGCGGATGACGGGCGCTTGCGTCGGCTGTCAGCTTGCGTCAGTCACTGTGCACGGCATTCAGGCCAAGATCATCGCGAAGCTCGGCTATCCGGTGCGGCTCATCCCCGCGATGGGCGGCCACTAGCTTTAGAAAGAAGGGGCAAATGCATCCGGTCTATCTGGACAACAACGCCACCACGCGGCTCGATCCGGCCGTTCTGGCGGAGATGCTCCCCTTCTTCACCCAGCATTTTGGCAACGCGTCGTCGATCCACGGCTTCGGCAAGGAAGTGGGCGCGGCCATCCATCAGGCGCGCGACCAGGTGCGGGCGCTGATCGGCGCGTCGCAAAGCCACGAGATCGTCTTTACTTCGGGCGGTACCGAGTCCGACAACACGGCGCTTCTGTCGGCGCTCGAAACGCAGACCGGCCGCAACGAGATCGTGACCTCCGCCGTGGAGCACCCGGCGATCCTCGCGCTCGTGCAGCATCTCCAGCGCCATCGCGGCATTACGGTGCATGTCATCGGCGTGGACGGCAAGGGTCGCCTCGACATCGACGCCTATCGCGCCGCGCTCGGACCGAAGACCGCCATCACCTCGATCATGTGGGCGAACAACGAAACCGGCACGATCTTCCCGGTGGCGGAGCTTGCGCGACTTGCGCATGAGGTAGGCGCGCTGTTCCACACCGACGCGGTTCAGGCTGTCGGGCGCATCCCGATCGACGTCAAGGCCGCCGATATCGACATGCTGTCGCTCTCGTCGCACAAGTTTCACGGCCCGAAAGGGATCGGCGCACTATATATAAAGAAGGGCGTGCCCTTCCATCAGCTCGTTCGCGGCGGCAAACAGGAGCGCGGACGCCGCGCGGGCACCGAGAATGCGCCCGGCATCGTCGGGCTCGGCAAGGCCGCTGAACTCGCGCTGAGGCGCCTGCAAGGCGGCGGCTGCGAGCGCGTGCGACAGATTCGCGACGCTTTCGAGGCTGCGTCACTCGGTCGCATAGGGGGCGCGTTTATTGCCGGCGACATCGAGAACCGGCTTCCGAATACGTCGAATATCGTGTTTGACCGCGCCGAGGGTGAAGTGATCCTGCTGGAACTGGATAAGGCTGGTATTGCAGCGTCCTCCGGTTCCGCTTGTGCTGCGGGTTCGACAGAGCCATCTCATGTTCTGCGGGCCATGAAGGTGCCCTATGCCGCCGCTTTGGGGGCGATACGCTTCTCGTTCGCACATACCAGCACAGATGAGGATTTGGGGCGTGTTCTTGCCAAACTGCCCGCGATAGTGGAAAAAGCGCGTGAAGCCTCTGGCTTCGCTGCGACGATGGGCGAGATGGCGCAAGCTGGGCTTGGCGCCGGGGTTCGATAGGGGAGGGTGCGGTGTATCTGCCGGAAGAAGTGCGGGTTACGGACAGCAGGGAAGCGACATGCCGGGTCGAAGCGAAGCTTCGCGATGCGGGCCTGCGCCCGACGCGGCAGCGGATCGATCTCGCCAAGCTCCTGTTCAAGGAAAAAGACCGCCACGTGACGGCGGAGGAACTCCACGCCGAAGCTGTCTCCAACAAGATGGCCGTTTCGCTCGCCACCGTCTACAACACGCTGAAGCAGCTCACCGAATGCGGGCTGCTGCGTGAAGTCGCGATCGAGGGCTCGAAGAACTACTTCCACACCAAGATTTCGGACCATCAGCACTTCTATTACGAGGAAGAAGGCCGCCTCGTCGACCTTGAGCCCGAGAACGAAGTCACGGTGACGGTGCCGAAGTTGCCGGAAGGCATGAAGGTCGCTCGTATCGACGTGCTGATCCGGCTGGTGAAAGCGCGCTAATTTTGTGCGGCTAAGGCGTGGGCGCGTTCGGACGCGCGGCACTCCACGAGCGACGCTCGAATTGTGCCGCTCCGAGCACTCGTTGCGAGGTGGGTGGGCGCTCGTCGGGAACTCCACCGGCTCTTGCAATTTTATCCGCCGCCCCCTATACAAAGCGCATCTCACACGCGGGGATTATGTCAGGGCCGTTACGCGGCCCTTTTTGGCATTCCGGTGATGGCATCGCCATCCACAGCCCCGCGGAGGCTTAACCGGACGAAGGACATACCATGACGCTTCCCCAATTCACGATGCGCCAGCTCCTCGAAGCTGGCGTGCATTTCGGTCACCAGACGCACCGCTGGAACCCGAAGATGTCGGACTACCTGTTCGGCACGCGCAACAAGATCCACATCATCGACCTGTCGAAGACAGTGCCGCTGCTGCATCAGGCGGTCGTCACGGCGAGCGACGTGGTGGCCCAGGGCGGGCGCATCCTGTTCGTCGGCACCAAGCGGCAGGCGTCGGACGCCGTCGCGGACGCGGCGAAGCGCAGCGCGCAATATTACGTCAATCACCGCTGGCTCGGCGGCATGCTGACCAACTGGAAGACGATCACGAATTCGATCAAGCGCCTTCGCTATCTCGACGACCTCGTGTCGGGCGAAGGTCAGGGCTTCACCAAGAAAGAGCTTCTGAACCTGACGCGCGAGCGCGACAAGCTTGAGCAGGAACTCGGCGGCATCAAGGACATGGGCGGCGTGCCGGACCTCCTGTTCGTGATCGACACGAACAAGGAATCCATCGCGATCCAGGAAGCGAAGAAGCTCAAGATCCCGGTCATCGCCATCATCGACTCGAACTCGAACCCGGACGGCGTCAACTATCCGATCCCGGGCAACGACGACGCGGGCCGCGCGATCACGCTTTATTGCGATCTGATTTCGCGCGCGGCGATCGACGGCATTGAGCGCGCTCAGGGCGTGTCCGGCATCGACATCGGCGAGGCGGAAGAAATCGCTGAAGTCGCGCTTGAGGAAGTTCCGGAAGCGCCTGCGACGAACGGCAAGGATGAGGCGCCTGTCGTCGTCGCCACGAAGGAAGGCGACGCGGAAACCACGCTTGAAGGTCTGGCCGAGCCGCAGGGCGAGAAAGACGACCTCAACAAGATACGCGGTATCACCAAGACGCACGAGAAGAAGCTCAACGAGCGCGGCATCTTCCATTTCTGGCAGGTCGCGGCGTTCACGCAGGACAATCTGGACGAAATCGACCGTCTGCTGCACGGCAACGGCCAGATCGCCAAGGGCGACTGGGTCGATCAGGCGCGCGAGCTGACAAGCTAGGACGATCAAGGCGGAGCGCGCGCGAGCGCGCTCCAGCTCAACGAGATGAGGTAGAGAATGGCTGCTATTACTGCCGGCATGGTGAAGGATCTTCGCGAGAAGACCGGCGCAGGTATGATGGACTGCAAGACGGCGCTTTCGGAATCGAACGGCGACATGGAAGCTGCCGTCGACTGGCTTCGTGCGAAAGGTCTGTCCAAGGCCGCGAAGAAGGCGGACCGCGTGGCTGCCGAGGGTCTGATCGGCGTGTCATCCGAAGCCAAGTCCGGGGCGGTAGTCGAAGTCAATTCGGAAACCGACTTCGTGGCGCGCAATCCCCAATTCCAGAAGGTCGTGGCCGAAGTTGCAAAGCTCGCGCTGAAGGCTGGCGGTGACGTCGAGAAGCTCGCCGCTGCCGCATATCCGGGCAAGACGGCGTCCGTCACCGACCACCTCAAGGAACTCGTGGCGACCATCGGCGAAAATATTTCGCTGCGCCGCACGGCAGCGCTGTCGGTGAGCGACGGCATCGTGGCAACCTACGTTCACAATCAGGCGGCTCCGGGCCTCGGCAAGATCGGCGTGCTCGTTGCGCTCGAATCGACGGGCAGCGCAGAGAAGCTCGCTGAGATCGGCCGTCAGATCGCGATGCACGTCGCGGCGACGAACCCGCTCGCGCTGAAGGACGAAGAAGTAAATCCGGAAGTGGTGGAGCGCGAACGCGCGATCTTCACCGAGCAGGCAAGGGAAAGCGGCAAGCCCGAGAAGGTCATCGCGCAGATGATCGAAGGCCGTATCCGGAAGTTCTATCAAGAGGTCGTCCTCCTGAAGCAGGCTTTCGTGATCAATCCCGATCTCACGGTCGAGAAGGCGGTGAAGGAAGCCGAGAAGGAAGCCGGGGCGCCGATCACGGTTACGGGCTTCGTTCGCTTCGAACTCGGCGAGGGTATTGTCACCGAGAAGGGCGACTTCGCGGCGGAAGTGGCGGCGGCCGCTGGAAATCAATAACGGCAGACCGATATAACGGGCGGCAGCTTCGCCGTCCGTCCTCCCGCAGCCGCAAGGAAAAGCCATGGCGCACCTTCCTTTTACCCGCCCGCTCATCAAGATTTCGGGCGAGGCGCTTATGGGCAGCGGACAATACGGCATCGACCCGCAGGCGCTCGACGCCATCGCGCGCGACATCGCCGATCTGGCGAACAGCGGCAAGCGCATCGCGCTTGTGGTCGGCGGCGGGAACATCTATCGCGGGCTCGCGGGCTCTGCGAAAGGCATGGACCGCGTGAAGGCCGACTTCATGGGCATGCTTGCGACCGTCATGAACGGCGTGGCGTTGCAACAGACGCTCGTTCGCATAGGCCAGCCCGCGACGATCTACTCCGGGCTTCCGGTGCCGACAATCTGCGCCACATTCTCGCGCGATGCCGCCGTCGAAGATCTGGAGGCAGGCAAGGTCGTCGTGCTCGCGGGAGGCACGGGCAACCCGTTCTTCACGACCGACACCACGGCCGCGCTCCGCGCAGCCGAACTCGGTTGCGATTCGCTGCTTAAGGCGACGCAGGTGGATGGCATTTATTCCGCCGACCCGAAGAAGGATCCGCGCGCCGAACGCTATGACCGGCTGACATTCTCGGACGTTTTGGCCCAGGATCTCAGGGTGATGGACGCCGCGGCGATCGCGCTTGCCCGCGACAATGCGATTCCCGTCGTGGTATTCTCGCTTCACGAACAAGGCGCAATCGGCAAGGTGATGCGCGGTGAGGCCCTTTGCAGCGTTGTCGGAACCGACGCGGACGCATAAATCAGGGCCTAAAGAAACACAGCCTCAAGACTCGAAGGGGATGGAGATGGCTACCGGCAATTTCGACATCAAGGAAATCGAGAAGCGCATGAAGAGCTCGGTCGCTTCGCTGAAAAGCGAATTCGGCGGGCTTCGCACGGGGCGCGCGAGCGCGACGCTGCTCGATCCGATCATGGTTCAGACGTCTTACGGCGCAAAGATGCCGATCCAGCAGGTGGCTGCGGTCAACGCGCCGGAACCGCGCCTCATCACGGTGCAGGTGTGGGACAAGAGCAATCTTCACGGCGTCGAAAAGGCGATCCGCGAGTCCAGCCTCGGCCTCAATCCCGTCATTGATGGGCTGACGCTGCGACTGCCGATCCCGGAACTGAACCAGGAGCGTCGCCAGGAACTTGTGAAGATCGCGAAGAAATATGCCGAGGCGACGCGCGTCGCCGTGCGCAATGTGCGTAAGGACGGCATGGATCAGATCAAGAAGCTCGAAAAAGACGGCAAGATCAGCGAAGACGAGAGCGGCAAGACCTCCACCAAGGTGCAGGATCTCACCGACAAGACCATCAAGGAAATCGACGCATTGCTCGCCACGAAAGAGCATGAAATCATGCAGGTCTAGCTTTGGTCCCTTCAAGCCCGGCGCAGGGTCGAGCGCGTAGCCTCGGTACCGCCAGACGGAGCCGGGAACGAGGCGCAAGAGCCCGCCGGGTTCAGCGGCAAATTGCCTCGGTAATCATGGGTGCTCGAAGTGAGATTGCGTGAACAGGCTCTGGCCGACGGAAATGAGCGCCCTTGTCCGAAGCACATCGCCATCATCATGGATGGCAACGGCCGCTGGGCGGCGCAGCGCGGGCTACCGCGCTCCGAAGGCCATCGCAGAGGGGTCGAGAGCACGCGCGAATGCGTCCGCGCCGCGGCTGAGCTAGGAATTTCCTATCTGACGCTGTTCAGTTTCTCGTCGGAGAACTGGAAGCGGCCGCCGCTGGAAGTGACCTATCTCATGGGGCTTCTGCGCCGGTTCATTCGCCGCGACCTCGCGGAAATCCACCAGAACAACATCAAGGTGCGCGTCATCGGCTCCGAGGAGGGCGTGCCGCGCGACCTCTTCGCCATGTTTCGCGACGCCATGGCGCTGACGGCCGGCAACACCGGTATGGAACTCATCATCGCCTTCAATTATGGCGCGCGCGATGAGATCGTACGTGCGGCGAAGCGTCTCGCGGAGCAGGCGAAGGCGGGCGAAATCGATCCCGCCGATATCACGCAGGAGATGTTCGCCAAACAGTTCGATACCGCCGGGATTCCCGATCCCGATCTCCTCATCCGAACGAGCGGCGAGCAGCGGATTTCCAACTTCCTCCTGTGGCAGTGTGCCTACTCCGAGTTTTTATTCGTTGATAATTTCTGGCCGGACTTTACAAGACAGACTTTAGAAAGCGCGATCGCGTCTTACCAGCAGCGTGAACGCCGTTTCGGCGGCCTTGCAGGATAGCGCCCCTCGCGCACCTCGCAGCCGCCAGAACGGGCGAAGGATAATGGTCAAACCTCTCAGTTCAGAGCTGGTTCTCAGGATCAATTCGGCCTTGGTCATGGTCGTCCTGACCTTGGCGCTGACCTATGCCGGCACAACGACATTCGCGGGGCTGATTTTATTCGCCGCCGCGTTGATGAGCTGGGAATGGGGTCGCGTCGTGCGCGGTTCCAACATAGACCGGATCTTCGTCATCCAGACGGTCGCCATCATCGCCGCGGGCTACGCCACACTGATGGGGGAGCGCGTGCTCGCCATCGCTCTGATCGTCCTGGCAACCTGGCTCGTCTTTCGCCTGCACAAGAATAGCGAACTCACGAGCGATCCATGGTGGTCGGCGGCGGGCGTCTATTACGCGGGCTTCCCCGCCATCGCGCTCATCGCGATCCGGCAAGACCCGGACTACGGGTTTCATGCCATCATCTACCTGTTTCTCGTCGTATGGTCGGCGGACACCGGCGCTTTCTTCGTGGGCAAGCTCCTTGGCGGCCCGAAGCTCGCGCCCAGCATCTCGCCCAACAAGACTTGGTCAGGCTTCATAGGCGGCGCAGCGACGGCGGGCCTTGCGGGTGTGCTGTTCGCGCTCTGGTTCGAGCATACGTCCGTTGAAATCATGGCCGGGCTCAGCGTTCTGCTCGCGATCGTCTCGATGGGCGGCGATCTCGGCGAATCGTTCATCAAACGCGCCTTTGGCGTAAAGAATTCGAGCGGGCTGATCCCCGGGCATGGCGGCGTTCTCGACCGCCTGGACGGACTTGTTTTCGCGGCGATGGGCGCTGGCCTCATCGCGGCGGCGGCCGATCCGCTGAAGCCCGGGCGCGCGCTGTTGATCTGGTGAGGCATCAATGACCAAGAACGGGCAGGCACACGAATTGAATGGGGCGGGTTACCGAAAGCGCGTAAGCGTGCTGGGTGCGACCGGCACCATCGGCGACAGCACCTGCGATCTCCTCGCACAAAACCCCGACCGGTTCGAGGTCGTGGCGCTGTCGGCGAACCGCAACGCGAAAAAGCTCGCGAGCCTTGCCGTGCAGTTCAAGGCGAAATTCGCGGCAGTCGCCGACGAAAGCGCGGGCGCTGAACTGCGCGACCTGCTCGCCGGGACGGGGATCGAATGCGGCGCGGGCAAGTCGGCGGTGGTCGATGCCGGTGCTCGCGATGCCGATGTCGTGATGGCGTCCATCGTCGGCTATGCGGGCCTGGCGCCCACGCTGGCGGCTCTGAAGCAGGGCCGGACGGTGGCGCTCGCCAATAAGGAATGTCTCGTCTGCGCCGGCGCTTATTTCATGAACGAGCGCGAGCGCTACGGCACGACGCTGCTGCCGGTCGATTCGGAACATTCGGCCGTGTTTCAGTCGCTTGAGCAGGAAGGGCGCTACGTCGAGAAGATCGTGCTCACCGCTTCGGGTGGTCCGTTCCGCACATGGACGAAGGAGCAGATCGCGGCGGCGCGCGTCGAGGATGCGTTGAAGCATCCGAATTGGACGATGGGGCAGAAAATTACCATCGACAGCGCCACGCTCATGAACAAGGGCCTCGAAATCATCGAGGCGTTCCACCTCTTCAAGGTGCGCGCCGACCAACTCGATGCCGTGGTGCATCCGCAGTCGATCATCCACGCGCTCGTCTATTACACCGACGGCTCGGTGATCGCGCAGGCGAGCGTGCCCGATATGCGCACGCCCATCGCGCTGAGCCTTGCCTGGCCGGAGCGGCTCAAGGCGGAAACCATCAAGCGGCTCGACCTTGCCGAGGCTGCCACGCTCACCTTCGAGAAGCCCGACGAGACGCGCTTCCCCGCGCTCCGCCTCGCAAAGGAAGTGCTGAAGTCCGGAGGCAACACGCCGACCGTGCTCAACGCGGCGAACGAGGTGGCGGTGGAAGCCTTCCTGAATCGCCAGATTTCCTTCCCCGGCATCGCCGAGGCAGTCGAACGCACGCTCGACATGGCGACGTCCGCGCTCGCCGGCGTGCTGCCGGATAGTCTCGACGCCGTCACCCATATCGACGAGCGCGCCCGTGATATCGCCAAATCGGCGCTCAGCTCCGCTCGTCCCGCCGTCACGATCGCGGAAGCGGCGGCTCCGCGTATTTAAGCACCCCGTCGAACGCCTTATATTGCTTCTGTTCAAGCCGCAGGTTGCGGCAAGCTTCAGAAGCGATAAGGCATCCCTCGCGTCGCTTTTCGCCTCCTCGC of Rhodomicrobium vannielii ATCC 17100 contains these proteins:
- a CDS encoding HesB/IscA family protein, giving the protein MIYLTEAAANAVRTAIKGANTPIEGLRLAVDAGGCAGFKYLMGLVADPNPEDIVVEERGVKVFVDRDSVQMLEGTTVDFVIGLQSSGFTFDNPQATASCSCGKSFG
- a CDS encoding NifU family protein — translated: MFEVMERAETVVCDAPVETAEETKLRIIRETIEELRPHLKRDGGDCELLEVEGNFVKVRMTGACVGCQLASVTVHGIQAKIIAKLGYPVRLIPAMGGH
- the nifS gene encoding cysteine desulfurase NifS, encoding MHPVYLDNNATTRLDPAVLAEMLPFFTQHFGNASSIHGFGKEVGAAIHQARDQVRALIGASQSHEIVFTSGGTESDNTALLSALETQTGRNEIVTSAVEHPAILALVQHLQRHRGITVHVIGVDGKGRLDIDAYRAALGPKTAITSIMWANNETGTIFPVAELARLAHEVGALFHTDAVQAVGRIPIDVKAADIDMLSLSSHKFHGPKGIGALYIKKGVPFHQLVRGGKQERGRRAGTENAPGIVGLGKAAELALRRLQGGGCERVRQIRDAFEAASLGRIGGAFIAGDIENRLPNTSNIVFDRAEGEVILLELDKAGIAASSGSACAAGSTEPSHVLRAMKVPYAAALGAIRFSFAHTSTDEDLGRVLAKLPAIVEKAREASGFAATMGEMAQAGLGAGVR
- the irrA gene encoding iron response transcriptional regulator IrrA, producing the protein MYLPEEVRVTDSREATCRVEAKLRDAGLRPTRQRIDLAKLLFKEKDRHVTAEELHAEAVSNKMAVSLATVYNTLKQLTECGLLREVAIEGSKNYFHTKISDHQHFYYEEEGRLVDLEPENEVTVTVPKLPEGMKVARIDVLIRLVKAR
- a CDS encoding 30S ribosomal protein S2; protein product: MTLPQFTMRQLLEAGVHFGHQTHRWNPKMSDYLFGTRNKIHIIDLSKTVPLLHQAVVTASDVVAQGGRILFVGTKRQASDAVADAAKRSAQYYVNHRWLGGMLTNWKTITNSIKRLRYLDDLVSGEGQGFTKKELLNLTRERDKLEQELGGIKDMGGVPDLLFVIDTNKESIAIQEAKKLKIPVIAIIDSNSNPDGVNYPIPGNDDAGRAITLYCDLISRAAIDGIERAQGVSGIDIGEAEEIAEVALEEVPEAPATNGKDEAPVVVATKEGDAETTLEGLAEPQGEKDDLNKIRGITKTHEKKLNERGIFHFWQVAAFTQDNLDEIDRLLHGNGQIAKGDWVDQARELTS
- the tsf gene encoding translation elongation factor Ts, giving the protein MAAITAGMVKDLREKTGAGMMDCKTALSESNGDMEAAVDWLRAKGLSKAAKKADRVAAEGLIGVSSEAKSGAVVEVNSETDFVARNPQFQKVVAEVAKLALKAGGDVEKLAAAAYPGKTASVTDHLKELVATIGENISLRRTAALSVSDGIVATYVHNQAAPGLGKIGVLVALESTGSAEKLAEIGRQIAMHVAATNPLALKDEEVNPEVVERERAIFTEQARESGKPEKVIAQMIEGRIRKFYQEVVLLKQAFVINPDLTVEKAVKEAEKEAGAPITVTGFVRFELGEGIVTEKGDFAAEVAAAAGNQ
- the pyrH gene encoding UMP kinase produces the protein MAHLPFTRPLIKISGEALMGSGQYGIDPQALDAIARDIADLANSGKRIALVVGGGNIYRGLAGSAKGMDRVKADFMGMLATVMNGVALQQTLVRIGQPATIYSGLPVPTICATFSRDAAVEDLEAGKVVVLAGGTGNPFFTTDTTAALRAAELGCDSLLKATQVDGIYSADPKKDPRAERYDRLTFSDVLAQDLRVMDAAAIALARDNAIPVVVFSLHEQGAIGKVMRGEALCSVVGTDADA
- the frr gene encoding ribosome recycling factor — encoded protein: MATGNFDIKEIEKRMKSSVASLKSEFGGLRTGRASATLLDPIMVQTSYGAKMPIQQVAAVNAPEPRLITVQVWDKSNLHGVEKAIRESSLGLNPVIDGLTLRLPIPELNQERRQELVKIAKKYAEATRVAVRNVRKDGMDQIKKLEKDGKISEDESGKTSTKVQDLTDKTIKEIDALLATKEHEIMQV
- a CDS encoding isoprenyl transferase, which translates into the protein MDGNGRWAAQRGLPRSEGHRRGVESTRECVRAAAELGISYLTLFSFSSENWKRPPLEVTYLMGLLRRFIRRDLAEIHQNNIKVRVIGSEEGVPRDLFAMFRDAMALTAGNTGMELIIAFNYGARDEIVRAAKRLAEQAKAGEIDPADITQEMFAKQFDTAGIPDPDLLIRTSGEQRISNFLLWQCAYSEFLFVDNFWPDFTRQTLESAIASYQQRERRFGGLAG
- a CDS encoding phosphatidate cytidylyltransferase; its protein translation is MVKPLSSELVLRINSALVMVVLTLALTYAGTTTFAGLILFAAALMSWEWGRVVRGSNIDRIFVIQTVAIIAAGYATLMGERVLAIALIVLATWLVFRLHKNSELTSDPWWSAAGVYYAGFPAIALIAIRQDPDYGFHAIIYLFLVVWSADTGAFFVGKLLGGPKLAPSISPNKTWSGFIGGAATAGLAGVLFALWFEHTSVEIMAGLSVLLAIVSMGGDLGESFIKRAFGVKNSSGLIPGHGGVLDRLDGLVFAAMGAGLIAAAADPLKPGRALLIW
- the dxr gene encoding 1-deoxy-D-xylulose-5-phosphate reductoisomerase, encoding MTKNGQAHELNGAGYRKRVSVLGATGTIGDSTCDLLAQNPDRFEVVALSANRNAKKLASLAVQFKAKFAAVADESAGAELRDLLAGTGIECGAGKSAVVDAGARDADVVMASIVGYAGLAPTLAALKQGRTVALANKECLVCAGAYFMNERERYGTTLLPVDSEHSAVFQSLEQEGRYVEKIVLTASGGPFRTWTKEQIAAARVEDALKHPNWTMGQKITIDSATLMNKGLEIIEAFHLFKVRADQLDAVVHPQSIIHALVYYTDGSVIAQASVPDMRTPIALSLAWPERLKAETIKRLDLAEAATLTFEKPDETRFPALRLAKEVLKSGGNTPTVLNAANEVAVEAFLNRQISFPGIAEAVERTLDMATSALAGVLPDSLDAVTHIDERARDIAKSALSSARPAVTIAEAAAPRI